From the Burkholderia sp. WP9 genome, the window GAGTACCCGCCTTCATTTCCGATCAGAGCCTTGAACGCTTCATCGAAGTTGTCCATCGATCATCTCCTCTTCCACTGTGTGTATGACTGCAACGGTAAAAGTGTGTCTGGGCCGAGCCGCTTGCGTGGCGGTCCATCCGGTACTACAGGGCGCCTGTTAAGCGGTTTGAAACGGAAGTGCTGCGGGGGGATGGGAAACCGGTCTGACTTGACTATCGGGTTTCGTCATGTCGCGGCGATCGCCTTCCTGAACCGCTTTGGCGACGCGCGCCAGACGACTCTCCCGCGCCGACAGACTCCCTGCGTCGAGTTGCAACGCTTGCGCATATTTGCGCGAGGCGCCGAGCAGATCGCCTTCGCGATCCAGTGCGCGGCCCCATTCCGCGTATGAAGGTGCCAGATCCGGGCGCAGTGCGACCGCGCGGGAGAGCTTTTCGATCGCTTCGTCATATCGGCCGACAGTGACGAGCGCTTCGCCCCAATCGTGCAGGTTGTCGACGGAATCCGGCTTCATGCGGTCCGCCTGCTTGAATGCGTCGAGTGCTTCGGAGTGACGATTCGCATGCAGCAGCACGTCGCCGAGAAGACGCAAATTCTCGGCCGTCTTCGACTTCTCGCTCGCGCCGGCTCGCAATGCTTCGAGTGCGTCGTCGATGCGATGCTGCTGTTCGAGTGCAATGCCCAGGCTCGCACGCAGCACCGCCGAATGTGTGTAGACGGTTAGCGCTTCGCGGGTCTGCTGTTCGGCTTCTTTGGAGAGTCCCTGATTGGCGAGCAGCCACGCTTTGCCGGCGAGCGCCCATTCGCCTTGTTCGGAGGCGGGCAGTGCCAGAACTTCGTCATAGATCGAGACGATCTCGCCATAATCACATTGCGCGAGCGAGCATCGGGTTCTCTGCACTTGCGAATAGAGGTGACTGGCGAGAATATTCGGCTCGGCCAGACGCATGGCTTTGACAGCGATGTCGTGCACGAACTTTTCCAGATCGCGTCCTTCGAAAGGCACCGTGCTTTCACGGGAATTGAAGGGGCCACCTTCAATCTGCACATGGGCGATGTAGGAATCCGCGCTGTCGTTCACCTTGGTGATGCCGACGTGAACGACAACGTCCGTGCGCTTGATGATGCCTTTAATGAAACGCACCGTCGTCGCATATGACATTTCCTGACCGGGGATTTGAATGTCCGGTTGCGCGTCGTTATCGGTCATGGTGTCGTGGGGAATCGATTCGGCGTCCTGGCCGATCGCTCTCATCGAAGACATGATGCGTTCCGCCAGGAAGTTCGACGAATAGCCGCGTTCCACGAGCGACTGCGGCGTTTCAACCGGCGGCACCAGCAATTGCCGCGTCAGTACGCCACGTACGACGAGACAGAAGAAGCCGATGGTGAGCACCGCGAAGACCCACGGCAAAACATAGGGCCACAATTGCTTCGGGCCGCGCCCGATGAAACCGGCGGTCCGTAATCCGAACGGCACGAATCCGCTGGCAAGGTGATGAGTTCGAGTGCGATGCTTCGAACCACTCTCCGCGGAAAGAGACCGGCTCCGCCAATTCACTGGACGACGCTGACTTTGCACACTCGACATGACGCACCTCGATTCAACCGATGTTGGTAAGTGCACGACTGGGTGTCGACTCTTATGCATCGACCGTGCCATAGCGCACGGTGTCTTGTACGGCGGGCGTGTACGGGATGACGGCCGTTGTGAACGGCGCAAATGTGTTGTGCGTGGACCGACGAATGCCGATCGCGAGTTTGTTGCAGTGAGACAGGCGGTGTGAAATGGCGAAGCACGCGGCCAACTGTCTACGAATAATGGCTACTTCGATTAGACGCCGCATTCGCTTCGTCCAGCCAGACGAGTACGAAAATACGGCGTCGTCATGCAATGAAGTGGATGACTCACTATCCAGGTCATGTCGCCGGCTTCAATGCTGTTGCGCCCTTTAATTGCCGCCCTTGAACAGATCTTGCAAGCGCGCCGCTTCGCCGTTTTTCTGCGATTGAACGAGTTGCTGGTAGACAGCTGCGCGCGAGAGTCCTTGTGTGCTTGCAGGGCTGCCGGACATCGAAGTGGTGGCGGGTTGCCCGCCCACCGCGTCGGCTGCCGACGGTTGAGTTTGCGCCGTACTCTCCGTGCCGGCGTCCTGAGCGTGCGCTTGCCATGTGAACGCGCAAAGCAGTCCGCCTGCGATGATCAGAGCCTTCTTCATGTCCATCTCCTTCAAACCCTCGGCGTCGCTCTCGCGACACCTCATTGCGGAAGTTCCGCCGGACCTGCACGCAACACACGGCGGACAATCCGACGGAACACAGGGCGGAGACGATTACCGGCTTCCTTGTCGAATTCTGCGCAGCGCACCAGAGAGGTGCGTTATCGAAGTGCTTCGTGTAGCAAGGAAAGGTGCGCGCTGAGGCTTTATTGTTCGGGGACGGTTCAGAGAGCCGGTTTTGCCTCCGTCATGTGAAGCAGACGTATAGATCGCTTTCGGATTCAAGTATTAATCAGCCATCCTGAATGAGTATTTGGAAAAAATATCGGCGGGTGGAGTGGCGCCGAATACGACATGTGTCGGCGGTGGCGAGCGCACAAACAAAAATGCCGTTCAGTCCATGACTGAACGGCATTACCCTTCGACGCAAGTGTTGCTATTCAGCGTACAACGACTCCGCGATCAAACCGCAGCCGGGCGCCACTTCAACAGCCGCTGTTCGACCGCAGTCAACAGATAATCCGCTGCGAGTGCGACCACAGCCAACACAATCATCGCTGCGAACACGCCGCTTGCGTTGAATGCGCCTTGGGCAGTGGAGATCAGCAGACCGATACCCTGCTTCGAGCCGAGAAACTCGCCCACCACCGCACCGACCAGCGCAAAACCGAAGCTCACGTGCAAGCTGGCGAGAATCCAGCTCAACGCCGACGGAATCACCACCGAAGTCGTCACCTGGCGGCGCGACGCGCCGAGAATCTGCGCATTCGCGATCATATAGCGGTCGGCTTCACGCACGCCCTGGAAAGCGTTGGCGAACACGACGAAGAACACCATCACCACGGCCAGCGCCACCTTCGACGCCATGCCCAGACCTAGCGCAATCACGAACACCGAACCGAGCACCACGCGCGGAATCGAGTTGGCGATCTTGATGTAGAGGCTAAATACGTCGGAGAGCAGCTTGTTGCGGCCGAGCACGATGCCGCAGAACACCCCGGCGACCGAACCGATAATGAAGCCGAGGCCGGTTTCTTCGAGCGTGACCCACACCTGGGTGAGCAGCGGACCTTGCGAGGTGCCGTTGACGAACCAGTCGACGATCTGGTCGAAAATCGCGCTTGGCATCGAGAAGAAGAACGGGTCGATCCACTTCAGGCGCGCTGACAGTTCCCACCCGCCGAGTACGACCACCAGCACGACAATACGCAACGAGATCACGAGCGCGTGACGCTGCCGGATGCGTTTTTGGGCCACACGTTCGACTTGCGCGAGCGATGCGGCGTCGATGCCCGAAGGCATCATCTGTTGAGGGCTTGTAGACATGTTTGCCGTTCCTTGATTAACCAATCTGCACTTCTTCGCGCAGGTCGTGCCAGATGTCACGCGAGATTTCGATAAAGCGCGGGTCGTAGCGGACCTCGGACGTAACGCGCGGACGTGGCAGATCGATTTCGTACACTTTCTTCAGTGTGGCCGGGCGCGCGGTCAGTACGAACACGCGGTCGGCCAGCGCAATCGCTTCTTCCAGATCGTGCGTGACGAATACCACCGAGCCGACACCGCCCCACAATTGCAGAAGCTCGTCCTGCATCAACGTGCGCGTCTGCATGTCGAGAGCCGAGAATGGTTCATCCATCAACAGGATCTCCGGCTTGTTGATGAAAGTCTGCGCGAGTGCCACGCGCTTCCTCATACCGCCGGAGAGTTGATGCGGATAGTGCTTGCCGAACTTGTCGAGGCCCACGCGACGCAGCCATTCGTTGGCTTCGTCATACGCGGCCGATTTCGAGCGGCCACGATACAGCGGGCCCGCCGCCACGTTGTCGAGCACGGAGCGCCACGGGAACACGGCATCGGCCTGAAACACGAAGCCGATGCGCGGATCGATGCCGTCCACCGGCGCGCCCATCACCCGTACTTCGCCCGTGGTGGGTTTCAGCAAGCCGGTAATCATGCTGAGTGTGGTGGACTTGCCGCAACCCGTGGGACCGACCACCGCGACGAACTCGCCGCGAGCCACCGACATGCTGAAGTCGCGCAACGCGATGGTCGCCTTGCCATCGGGAGAAATGAAACGGCACGATACGTTGCGCATCTCGATCGCAGGCGTATCGCGTGACATGGGTTGATTCATCGGCTGCTGCCTCGCTGTTCTCGTGACGTTGATATAAGAGCGTTACTTCGCCGCGGTCTTGACCGCTGCCGACACGTAGTCGTTGGTGTAGGTCTTGGCGAGATCGATATGCTTGCCCTTCACTGAAGGATTGAACGCCGAGAGCACCTTCAATACCGTGTCCGGACCGTCGGCTGGCATCTTGCCGTCCTTCGTGAACATCGGCAGCGATGCTTTCAGCGCGCCGACGTACAGGTCTTTATTGTTGCCGTAGTAGTCCTTCGGCATCTTCGCGGCGATTTCTTCCGCGCTATGCGTCGCGATAAAGTTCAGCGTTTTCGCGAAAGCGTGCGACAGCTTGGCGGCCTCGTCCTTGTGCGATTCGGCCCACGCGCGCTGCACGTAGAAGCTCGAAGCCGGATAGGTGCCGCCAAGCGCGGCGCGCGTGCCTTCCAGGGTGCGCATGTCGACCAGCACCTTGGCGTCGCCGGTCTTCAGCAACTGCGAGACAGTCGGCTCGGTCGTCATGCCCGCGTCGATGCGGTTCTGCTTGATGGCCGCAATAAAGCTATTGTCCGCGCCGACGGGCAGCAGCGTGTATTGTGTCGATGGCACGCCCGCACGTTGTGCGAGGTACTGCGTGAGAAAACTGGTCGACGAGCCGAGGCCCGTCACGCCGAGGGTCTTGCCCTTCGAGTCGGCCATGCTCTTGAAGGTCTCCGCCGCCTTGGTGGAAACCATCTCCACTTCACCCGGCACCTGACCGAAAATCACCAGCGCCTGGACTTCCTTGCCTTTGCTTTGCAGGTCGATGGTGTGGTCGTAAAAGCCCACCACGCCTTGTACCGCGCCCGCGAGCAATTCGTTTTCCGCGTCGACGCCGGCCGGTTGCGAGAGGATTTCGACGTCGAGCCCTTCGTCCTTGAAGTAGCCGAGTTGCTCCGTGAGCTTGGCGGGCAGATAGATGATTTTGGTGGCGCCGCCGACCATGATCGTGAGCTTTTCGGCGTGGGCCGCGGCCGAGGCGGCGGCGAGGGTGAATGCAACACCTGACACGGCGGCAATCTGGCGCAAGGTACGCATGAAGCAGTCTCCTTAGGTTTAGTCGCCGCTGGGTGATGCGTGCGGCGCTTTCTGGGTGAATGACGGCGATTATAGAAATTTGAAACCTTCTGGTAGCTTTCGGGGTTGGGGGCAAATCATGGGTGTTAACCCGCAACTTAGCCGCAACCCCGCCGCAACTTCGCCGCGACCCCGCCGAAAACTCGACAGCGTATGGCGCAAACCACAGGGGAAGCGCGCAAAGACCTTGTTTTACGGCACAATCGACGGCCTGACTTTTGCCGTTCCCGCCATGAAGCTGCTGCTCATCGAAGACAACCCCACACTGGCGCACTGGCTCGCGAAGATGCTGGAGCAGGAGTCGTTCGCGCTCGACGCCGTGCAGGACGGCGACGCGGCCGACCAGTTGCTGCGCACCAACCACTACGACGTGATCCTGCTCGACCTGAATCTGCCCAAGCTGTCGGGCAAGAACGTGCTGCGCCGTCTGCGCCAGCGCGGCGACGCGACGCCGGTGCTAATTCTCACGGCGAGCGGCTCGATCGACGAAAAGGTCGAACTGCTTGGGGCCGGCGCGGACGATTATCTGGTCAAGCCGTTCGAAGTGCGTGAGCTGATTGCACGGATCAAGGTGGCGATCCGCCGGCAGTCGCCCTCGAAGGCGAGCGAAGTGGTGTGCGGCGATCTGGCGTTCGACATCGATACGCGGCAGTTCACGCTGAAGGGGACACCGCTGAACGTCACGCCGCGCGAACGCTCCGTGCTCGAAGCGCTGATCCTGCGACTGGGTAAAACCGTCACCAAGCCGGCGCTGGTCGACGCGATCTTCACGCTTGCGGACGAGCCTAGCGAAGACGCTGTCGAAATCTACATCTCGCGTCTGCGCAAGAAACTCGACGGCAGCTCGGCGGCGATCGTCACGCTGCGCGGCCTCGGCTATCTACTGCGCAAGAAAGAAGATGACCAATAGCCTGCGCATGCGCCTGTTGTGGTGGCTGCTGGTGCCGCTCGCGTTGTATGTATTCGTGACCGGCAAGGCCGAATACGATAACGCGCGGCGCACGGCGGATCTGGTGCAGGACAATCAACTGATCTCGTCGGCGCGGATGATCGCCGGCGAAGTGGAATGGGTGGACGGTTTCCTGCGCGTGGATGTGCCGCCCGCCGCGCTCGAAGTATTCGTGTCGCCTTACCGCGACCAGGTGTTCTATAGCGTGAGCGTCGACGACCGCCGGCTCCTCGCGGGCACGCCTGAGTTTCCCACGCGTCCGGCGCAGACCGCGGATACGCCCGATCACTACGACACGCATTTGCAGGGCCATGCCGTGCGCGCGGTCGGCCTTGTGCGTCTGATGTACGACAACGGCGCGACTCATCGCGTGCTCGTGACGGTCGGGAAAACCGTGCGCTCGCGCGACGCGATGGCCGAGCAGTTGTGGCAGCCGCAACTTGTGCGGCAGATCGAGATGATCGTGCTGGCGGTCGCACTGGTGTGCATCGGCCTGACTTTCGAATTACGGCCGCTGATGAAAGTGAAAGAGGATGTGGCCGACCGCGATCCAATGCAACTCGCGCCCATTCGTGTCGAGAGGCTGCATACCGAGTTGCGGCCAATCGTCGAAGCTATCAATCAGTGCATTGCGCGGCTGGGCGTTCAGGTGGCCGCGCAGCGCCGCTTTATCGCCGACGCTGCGCATCAGTTGCGCACGCCGCTTACTTTGCTCGGCACGCAGTTGCAGTTCGCGCGTCAACAGGGGGGCTTGAACCCCGCTCTCGATGAAGCATTGGCCGCCATGCATCGCAGTAATCGTTCGATGGTCGGGCTCACGAACAAGCTACTGTTGCTCGCGCAAGCCGAGGCGGCAGACAACACGCAACTGGCGGTGGAAACGGTGGACCTGGTCCCACTTGCCATGGAAGTTGTGGAGGATCTCGCCCTGCTCGCGCAGGCGCGGGGCATCGATCTGGGCGCCGAACTGAACGGGACCGCCCCGGTAGCCGGGCACCGCGGGCTGCTTCAGGCGTTGATAGCGAATCTCGCTGAGAATGCGATTCGCTATACCGGAAGTGGCGGTCACGTGACCGTGGGCGTGGATGCCAAAGCCGATACCGTCACCGTACGCGTATTGGATGATGGCCCCGGCATTCCGGCCGAGTCGCGCAGCCGCGTTTTCGAGCCGTTTTTCCGTGCGTCCGCGGATACGGAGGGCACTGGACTCGGCCTTGCCATTGTGCGTGAAATCGCAGATGCCCATCACGGCGCAATCACGCTGAAGCCGGGCGAGGGCGGCAAAGGCGTGCATATCAGCGTTTCGTTTCCACGCGCGGCGGCAGAGCAGCCTCAGGCGGTTTAAAGCCTCGGTAAAGCGGCGTCGCGTGTACGGTTGCAGAGGATCTAATGACTGACGGTGATGCGGATCAGTGCGTCCTGCAAACACGACCGTCAACGCAGTAGCTCGCCTCCAATTTGCTACGGCATGCGAAGCAAATCAAATAGCCGATCAGCAACTCGAAAGCTCTGCGCAACATACTGGAAGCAGCTCATTCACCTGGTCGAGCACGCCCGTCTTCTTCCAGGTCATATATCGAAGATAACAAGTCTGCTGCGGCGGAAAAGTGGCCGGAAGCCTGTGCCATTTCTCTTTTCTTTGCTGCAACCAGAGTATCGCGTTGAGAATTTCCCGATCGCTGCGGCGAGGCCGACCGCGGGTAGATCGAAGGTCGGGAAAGAGACTCTGGACGCGCGCCCAGTCGTCGTCGGAAAGAGGGATTTGTAGCATGGCTGCCCCGGAACACTGTGTGAGGAATGCGCAGTCGTTTTCCGCTGCATCTGTGGCGATACTAGTAAATCTTTTCTTATCGGTCAAATTGTC encodes:
- a CDS encoding tetratricopeptide repeat protein, producing the protein MSSVQSQRRPVNWRSRSLSAESGSKHRTRTHHLASGFVPFGLRTAGFIGRGPKQLWPYVLPWVFAVLTIGFFCLVVRGVLTRQLLVPPVETPQSLVERGYSSNFLAERIMSSMRAIGQDAESIPHDTMTDNDAQPDIQIPGQEMSYATTVRFIKGIIKRTDVVVHVGITKVNDSADSYIAHVQIEGGPFNSRESTVPFEGRDLEKFVHDIAVKAMRLAEPNILASHLYSQVQRTRCSLAQCDYGEIVSIYDEVLALPASEQGEWALAGKAWLLANQGLSKEAEQQTREALTVYTHSAVLRASLGIALEQQHRIDDALEALRAGASEKSKTAENLRLLGDVLLHANRHSEALDAFKQADRMKPDSVDNLHDWGEALVTVGRYDEAIEKLSRAVALRPDLAPSYAEWGRALDREGDLLGASRKYAQALQLDAGSLSARESRLARVAKAVQEGDRRDMTKPDSQVRPVSHPPAALPFQTA
- a CDS encoding ABC transporter permease, whose product is MSTSPQQMMPSGIDAASLAQVERVAQKRIRQRHALVISLRIVVLVVVLGGWELSARLKWIDPFFFSMPSAIFDQIVDWFVNGTSQGPLLTQVWVTLEETGLGFIIGSVAGVFCGIVLGRNKLLSDVFSLYIKIANSIPRVVLGSVFVIALGLGMASKVALAVVMVFFVVFANAFQGVREADRYMIANAQILGASRRQVTTSVVIPSALSWILASLHVSFGFALVGAVVGEFLGSKQGIGLLISTAQGAFNASGVFAAMIVLAVVALAADYLLTAVEQRLLKWRPAAV
- a CDS encoding ABC transporter ATP-binding protein, translated to MNQPMSRDTPAIEMRNVSCRFISPDGKATIALRDFSMSVARGEFVAVVGPTGCGKSTTLSMITGLLKPTTGEVRVMGAPVDGIDPRIGFVFQADAVFPWRSVLDNVAAGPLYRGRSKSAAYDEANEWLRRVGLDKFGKHYPHQLSGGMRKRVALAQTFINKPEILLMDEPFSALDMQTRTLMQDELLQLWGGVGSVVFVTHDLEEAIALADRVFVLTARPATLKKVYEIDLPRPRVTSEVRYDPRFIEISRDIWHDLREEVQIG
- a CDS encoding ABC transporter substrate-binding protein, yielding MRTLRQIAAVSGVAFTLAAASAAAHAEKLTIMVGGATKIIYLPAKLTEQLGYFKDEGLDVEILSQPAGVDAENELLAGAVQGVVGFYDHTIDLQSKGKEVQALVIFGQVPGEVEMVSTKAAETFKSMADSKGKTLGVTGLGSSTSFLTQYLAQRAGVPSTQYTLLPVGADNSFIAAIKQNRIDAGMTTEPTVSQLLKTGDAKVLVDMRTLEGTRAALGGTYPASSFYVQRAWAESHKDEAAKLSHAFAKTLNFIATHSAEEIAAKMPKDYYGNNKDLYVGALKASLPMFTKDGKMPADGPDTVLKVLSAFNPSVKGKHIDLAKTYTNDYVSAAVKTAAK
- a CDS encoding response regulator, producing MKLLLIEDNPTLAHWLAKMLEQESFALDAVQDGDAADQLLRTNHYDVILLDLNLPKLSGKNVLRRLRQRGDATPVLILTASGSIDEKVELLGAGADDYLVKPFEVRELIARIKVAIRRQSPSKASEVVCGDLAFDIDTRQFTLKGTPLNVTPRERSVLEALILRLGKTVTKPALVDAIFTLADEPSEDAVEIYISRLRKKLDGSSAAIVTLRGLGYLLRKKEDDQ
- a CDS encoding sensor histidine kinase, translated to MTNSLRMRLLWWLLVPLALYVFVTGKAEYDNARRTADLVQDNQLISSARMIAGEVEWVDGFLRVDVPPAALEVFVSPYRDQVFYSVSVDDRRLLAGTPEFPTRPAQTADTPDHYDTHLQGHAVRAVGLVRLMYDNGATHRVLVTVGKTVRSRDAMAEQLWQPQLVRQIEMIVLAVALVCIGLTFELRPLMKVKEDVADRDPMQLAPIRVERLHTELRPIVEAINQCIARLGVQVAAQRRFIADAAHQLRTPLTLLGTQLQFARQQGGLNPALDEALAAMHRSNRSMVGLTNKLLLLAQAEAADNTQLAVETVDLVPLAMEVVEDLALLAQARGIDLGAELNGTAPVAGHRGLLQALIANLAENAIRYTGSGGHVTVGVDAKADTVTVRVLDDGPGIPAESRSRVFEPFFRASADTEGTGLGLAIVREIADAHHGAITLKPGEGGKGVHISVSFPRAAAEQPQAV
- a CDS encoding transposase — encoded protein: MLQIPLSDDDWARVQSLFPDLRSTRGRPRRSDREILNAILWLQQRKEKWHRLPATFPPQQTCYLRYMTWKKTGVLDQVNELLPVCCAELSSC